The DNA sequence CCCCGGAGGGCGGGGGCGTCTGGGTCTGGGTGGAGGACCGGGGGCCGGGCTTCCCGCCGGAGCTTCTGGAACGGGCCTTTGAGCCCTTCGTCCACGGGGGAAGGGGGCTGGGGCTGGGCCTGGCCCTGGTGGCCCTGGTGGCCCGGCGGCACGGGGGGAGGGTGCGGGCGGAGAACCTCCTCCCGGGGGCCCGGGTGGGCCTCTGGCTTCCTTCAGCTCCGCTTCAGCTTTCCCCCGATGCGCCCTTCAGGCCGAAGGGTTAGGGTGGACCCTGGAGGTGATCGGGATGAAACGGTTCGGCGCGATTCTTCTTCTTCTTCTCGGCGGCCTGGTGATGGCCCAGGCCCAGACCCCTTACCGGGAGGCGGCGGTGGCCAGCGCGGCCCTGGCCCGGCTCCAGACGGTGGCGGCCCAAATGACCCAGGGGGACGCCAAGATCCTGGGCTGGGCCCAGGAGGTCAAGGCCCGGGCGGAGAAGAGCTATGAGGCCAGGGCCTACTTCCGGGCGGCCCGGGAGGCCCAGGCGGCCTTCCACCTCTTCCAGGCGGCCCGGGAGCCCCAGCCGGCCCCGCGCAAGGGCTACGCCCAGCCCTTCGGCCGGCCTGGCCTGGGGCACCGGTGGGACGGGTGGGTCCACGCCCGGGCCTTCGGCAGGGGCATGGCTGGCGGGGTAGACCCGGTGGACCGGGCGGAGAAGGAACTCGCCTACTACCGGGCGGGCGACCCCCTGGTCAAGGCCCTGGTGGACGAGGCCAAGGCCCGCAAGGACAAGGAGCCCCTTAGGGCGGTCCTCCTGGCCCGGGCGGCCCTGAACCTGATCAGCGCGGAGCGCGGCTTCTGATACCACCCCATCCTGGCTTGCGCCAGGATGGGGGCCCCGGTAAAGCCTTTCGCAAGCCCTCCGACGGAGCCGCACATGCGAAGGAAACGGCAGAAAAGGGTATGAACCGGTAAATATGCGGTTCTGGGCGGTCCTCCTCCTCCTGGGCCTGGCCTTGGCCCAGGCGGGGGAGGAGGCCGCCTTCGTCCGGTGCCGGGAGGTGGTGGGCCTCCTCCGGCCCCTGGGGCTTTACGAGGTCCGGGGGCGGTCGGTCCTGGTCCTGGGCCTTCCGGAGACCCCCCTGGTCCAGCTGGTCCTAGCCCGGGACCGCCCCCTGCCCCTGGGCCATCCCGGGGAAGGGGTCTTCCCCGAGGCGCCTCCTCCTTGGCTGCGGGAGCTGGCCCTGGCCCGGCTGGTGGTCCGGGACCGGGGGGGGTACGCCTGCTTCCTGGTCCACCGGGGGGTGGTGGTGGGGGTGCTCCGCCTGGGGCCGGACCTGGAGCCGAGGCCCCTTTTTCCTCCCGGCCGGATGCGTAGGCGGTTTTGAGGTCCTGCGCCAAGCCGGGGGAGTACAAAAACCCCCTCCTGGGGACCAGGAGGGGCAGGCGGTCGGTTCCTTAACGCTTGGAGTACTGGGGCGCCCGGCGGGCCTTGTGCTTGCCGTACTTCTTCCGCTCCACCTCGCGGGCGTCCCGGGTGAGGAAGCCCAGGGGCTTGAGCTTGGTCCGCAGGTCGGCGTTGTACTGGAGGAGGGCCCGCGCCACGCCCAGCTTGATGGCGTCGATCTGGCCCGTCTTCCCCCCGCCCCGGACGGTGATGTAGGCGTCAAACCGGCCCAGGGCGTCCACCGCCCGCAGGGGCTCGAGGGCCGCCACGGCCCGCACCAGGCCCTGGAAGTACTCGTTGAAGTCCTGGCCGTTGACGGTCACCTTGCCGCTTCCGGGCCTCAGGAAGACCCGGGCCACGCTGGTCTTGCGGCGTCCCGTTCCGTAGTACTGCTCCATCACTTAACCTCCAGCTTCACCGGTTTCTGGGCCTGATGGGGGTGGGTGGGGCCGGCGTAGACCTTGAGCCGGCGGAAGAGCCTCCGGCCCAAGGGGCCCTTGGGCAGCATCCCCTTCACCGCGTGCTCCAGGACCCGCTCCGGGTGGGTCTTGAGCATCGTCTCGGCGGTGATCCGCTTCAGCCCGCCCGGGTAGCCGCTGTAGCGGGTGTAGACCTTGTCCTGAAGCTTCTTGCCGGTGAGGCGGATCTTGTCCGCGTTCACCACCACCACGAAGTCCCCCATGGCCGCGTTGGGCGTCCAGTCGGGGCGGTGCTTGCCCCGGAGGAGGGTGGCGATCTGGGTGGCGAGCCGACCCAGGGTCTTCCCCTCCGCGTCTATGAGAACCCAGCGGGGCTCCTTGATCTCCTCTGGTTTTGGAAAGTACGTCCTCACGTGCGGCCCTCCTGTGCGTCCCCGGGGGATCGGGGGACCCCGGAAGAACGCATAGGAGTATACCACAACCTCCCCCTTCGTGGTAGGCTAAGGCCCCGTGGGCAGGTATCCGCGCAAGTACGTTTTCGTCACCGGGGGGGTGGTGTCCAGCCTGGGCAAGGGCATCCTCACCTCCTCCCTGGGGGCCATCCTCCGGGCCCGGGGGTACCGGGTCACGGCCATCAAGATAGACCCCTACGTGAACGTGGACGCGGGGACCATGCGCCCCTACGAGCACGGGGAGGTCTTCGTCACCGCCGACGGGGCCGAGACCGACCTGGACATCGGCCACTACGAGCGCTTTTTGGACGTGGACCTCTTTCGGGGCAACAACCTGACCACCGGCCAGGTCTACCTTTCCGTCATTCAGAAGGAGCGGCGGGGGGAGTACCTCTCCCAGACCGTCCAGGTCATCCCCCACATCACCGACGAGATCAAGGACCGCATCCGCCAGGTGGCCAAGGAGCAGGAGGCGGAGATCGTGGTGGTGGAGGTGGGGGGGACGGTGGGGGACATAGAGAGCCTGCCCTTCCTCGAGGCCATCCGCCAGTTCCGCTTTGACGAGGGGGAGGAGAACACCCTCTACCTCCACCTCACCCTGGTGCCCTACCTCTCCACCAGCGAGGAGTTCAAGACCAAGCCCACCCAGCACTCCGTGGCCACCCTGCGCGGGGTGGGTATCCAGCCCGACATCGTCGTGCTGCGCTCGGAGAAGGAGGTGCCGGAGGAGGTGCGGAGGAAGGTGGCCCTCTTCACC is a window from the Thermus filiformis genome containing:
- the rpsI gene encoding 30S ribosomal protein S9 translates to MEQYYGTGRRKTSVARVFLRPGSGKVTVNGQDFNEYFQGLVRAVAALEPLRAVDALGRFDAYITVRGGGKTGQIDAIKLGVARALLQYNADLRTKLKPLGFLTRDAREVERKKYGKHKARRAPQYSKR
- the rplM gene encoding 50S ribosomal protein L13; amino-acid sequence: MRTYFPKPEEIKEPRWVLIDAEGKTLGRLATQIATLLRGKHRPDWTPNAAMGDFVVVVNADKIRLTGKKLQDKVYTRYSGYPGGLKRITAETMLKTHPERVLEHAVKGMLPKGPLGRRLFRRLKVYAGPTHPHQAQKPVKLEVK